The following proteins are encoded in a genomic region of Synechococcus sp. CBW1002:
- a CDS encoding galactose oxidase, with protein MAASRGSSPLGQRLDAPIEEWPYLDGEVLVPARSRKVCMTCHWFRHHAGVNCIPLLTCQLHQGLIAQGEHLTSRCQGWTDDMVRQQGWAPEVT; from the coding sequence ATGGCTGCGAGTCGAGGGTCTTCTCCGTTGGGGCAACGGCTCGATGCCCCGATCGAGGAATGGCCCTATCTGGACGGTGAGGTGCTGGTCCCGGCCCGCAGCCGCAAGGTCTGCATGACCTGCCATTGGTTTCGCCACCACGCCGGGGTGAACTGCATCCCGCTGCTCACCTGCCAGCTGCACCAGGGCCTGATCGCCCAGGGTGAGCACCTCACCAGCCGCTGCCAGGGCTGGACCGATGACATGGTGCGCCAGCAGGGCTGGGCACCCGAGGTGACCTGA
- a CDS encoding TetR/AcrR family transcriptional regulator: MVRAASPPRSRILLAAKELFFSQGFARVSTDDLAQAASVSKATLYRHFEGLNGVLRAVVEAEVESFEQGVPTDVETEEEFVEALISFGSKLLRFLNQPEIIRFSQLMFEEARSHRDLAGDFYSCAYGRTQDDLSRLIQQGVDLGYLKSKHSANDLAEQLLGLLEGFGFVRALLGLTSQPFENPEERSRSCVRILLHGHTGSPNLLDHTFIHERKP, from the coding sequence ATGGTCCGCGCCGCAAGCCCTCCCCGGTCTCGAATCCTCCTGGCGGCCAAAGAGCTGTTTTTCAGCCAAGGTTTCGCCAGGGTCTCGACTGATGACCTTGCCCAGGCTGCGTCGGTTTCCAAGGCGACGCTGTACCGGCACTTCGAGGGACTCAATGGGGTCCTTCGAGCAGTCGTGGAAGCTGAGGTTGAAAGCTTTGAGCAGGGTGTTCCTACTGATGTTGAGACAGAGGAAGAATTCGTTGAAGCCCTGATCAGTTTTGGTTCGAAGCTTCTGAGATTTCTCAATCAACCTGAGATCATCAGATTCTCACAGCTGATGTTTGAAGAGGCGCGTTCACACCGCGATCTCGCCGGAGACTTTTACTCCTGCGCCTATGGTCGAACACAAGATGATCTATCACGCTTGATCCAGCAAGGCGTTGATCTTGGCTATCTGAAGTCTAAACACAGTGCCAATGATCTTGCTGAACAGCTTCTCGGGCTTTTGGAGGGTTTTGGATTTGTGCGCGCACTTCTTGGCTTGACCAGCCAACCATTTGAAAATCCCGAAGAAAGAAGCCGATCCTGTGTGCGCATCTTGTTGCACGGGCATACAGGAAGCCCGAACCTTCTCGATCACACTTTCATTCATGAACGAAAGCCATGA
- a CDS encoding efflux RND transporter permease subunit, with translation MLERLLNATLRFSIARRWLIVAAAVVISLWGLLAVSQMPLDVFPPFAPPQVDVQTSADGLSPEEVETRITLPIESAVNGIPGVETVRSSSKAGLSMVQVVFHQNADIFRARQSVAERLQQVSTQLPANATAPELSPLVSPLGTILQVAFTAAGDGATSLMDLQQLVLRSYRQAILAVPGVAQVTIYGGDEQQFQVLIDPHELQVQNVSLQAVMEGVSKAMATSPGGFLIAGGQERLIRPMGQIEQVSDLAEAAVRNEQGQPVLLSTLAEVKRDAALKRGDASFNGKPAVVLMVTKQPDVDTPTVTGAVERRLAELNRTLPADVQTHVTFRQSNFIDSAIRNVSESLLQGVVIVSVVIVLFLMNWRAAVISLSAIPLSLLIGLMLMKALGLGINTMTLGGLVVAIGSVVDDSIVDMENCYRGLRRNQASSTPKSPLQVVFDTSLEVRQPVLFSTVIIAVVFAPIFSLTGVEGRIFAPMGLAYLLCIGASTLVAVTLSPALCAILLAPVQLHEENTWIANQAQRLYRPVLDLALTSPQRVLAMALALVIATTLILPALGRVFLPEFREKSLVNSMVLYPGVSLEMTNRAGLALTRSLQNNPLFEWVQVRTGRAPGDADGAGVNLAHVDVELSDRAMANRPAAIAELRQAFQKLPGVASNIGGFISHRMDEVLSGVRSAIAIKIYGTDLGELRRIGEAVETAIKPITGVVDLQLEPQLPIPQVQIHYDRPLASALGLSIEELSQAVEIALNGKVVGHVVESGLRSDVLVQLQPDARASLEAIRSVPVAFSNGMTVPLGSVAWIDEGLGSNVVNREDVSRMIVVSANVSGRPLGTVVKDIQRTIAREVPLPQGYTIRYGGQFESEERATASLIFYSAVAAVVISVLMVISVKSLPATVAIMLNLPLALIGGVVAVLLTGGVLSIASLIGFITLFGIAVRNGLLLVDNYNRRHADGQPLSEVIREGSLERLNAILMTALSSALGALPLALAFGAGNEILQPLAVVVLGGLITSTALTLLVLPALYVRFGRWLLPPIHTSMPSLALSQP, from the coding sequence ATGCTTGAGCGGCTGCTCAACGCCACGCTGCGGTTTTCGATCGCTCGCCGCTGGCTGATCGTGGCCGCTGCGGTGGTTATCAGTCTCTGGGGCCTGCTGGCCGTGAGCCAGATGCCGCTGGATGTGTTTCCGCCCTTTGCGCCGCCGCAGGTGGATGTGCAGACCAGCGCCGATGGCCTCTCGCCCGAGGAGGTGGAAACCCGGATCACCCTGCCGATCGAGTCGGCCGTGAACGGCATCCCCGGGGTGGAGACGGTGCGCTCCTCCTCCAAGGCGGGCCTGTCGATGGTGCAGGTGGTGTTCCACCAGAACGCCGATATCTTCCGCGCTCGCCAGTCGGTGGCGGAGCGGTTGCAGCAGGTGAGCACCCAGCTTCCCGCCAATGCCACCGCACCGGAGCTGTCGCCGCTTGTGTCCCCGCTCGGCACGATCCTGCAGGTGGCCTTCACGGCGGCAGGCGATGGCGCCACATCCTTGATGGATCTGCAGCAGCTGGTGCTGCGCTCCTATCGCCAGGCCATCCTGGCGGTCCCTGGTGTGGCCCAGGTGACGATCTACGGCGGTGATGAGCAGCAGTTTCAGGTGCTGATCGACCCCCACGAACTGCAGGTGCAGAACGTCTCGCTCCAAGCGGTGATGGAGGGGGTCTCCAAGGCCATGGCCACCAGCCCCGGAGGCTTCCTGATTGCCGGCGGCCAGGAGCGGCTGATCCGCCCGATGGGGCAGATCGAGCAAGTCAGCGACCTGGCGGAGGCGGCGGTGCGCAACGAGCAGGGGCAACCGGTGCTGCTTTCCACCTTGGCGGAGGTCAAACGCGACGCAGCGCTCAAACGGGGTGACGCCAGCTTCAACGGCAAGCCCGCCGTCGTGCTGATGGTGACCAAGCAGCCCGACGTGGACACACCCACCGTGACCGGCGCGGTGGAGCGACGCCTGGCCGAACTGAACCGAACCCTGCCGGCGGATGTGCAGACCCACGTCACATTTCGTCAGAGCAACTTCATCGACAGCGCTATCCGCAATGTGAGCGAGTCGCTGCTGCAGGGGGTGGTGATCGTTTCGGTGGTGATCGTGCTGTTCCTGATGAACTGGCGCGCTGCCGTGATCAGCCTCAGCGCCATTCCGCTTTCGCTGCTGATCGGCCTGATGCTGATGAAGGCCCTCGGCCTCGGCATCAACACCATGACCCTGGGCGGGCTGGTGGTGGCGATCGGTTCGGTGGTCGACGACTCGATCGTCGACATGGAGAACTGCTACCGGGGCCTGCGCCGCAACCAGGCGAGCAGCACGCCCAAATCACCGTTGCAAGTGGTGTTTGACACCTCGCTGGAGGTGCGCCAGCCCGTGCTGTTCTCCACCGTGATCATTGCGGTGGTGTTCGCGCCGATCTTCTCGCTCACCGGCGTGGAAGGACGGATCTTTGCGCCCATGGGCCTGGCCTACCTGCTCTGCATCGGCGCCTCCACCCTGGTGGCGGTGACCCTGTCACCGGCCCTCTGCGCCATCCTGCTGGCGCCGGTTCAGCTGCACGAGGAGAACACCTGGATCGCCAACCAGGCCCAGCGCCTCTATCGCCCTGTGCTGGATCTGGCCCTGACCTCACCGCAGCGGGTGCTGGCCATGGCCCTGGCTCTTGTGATCGCCACCACCCTCATCCTGCCGGCACTGGGGCGGGTGTTTCTGCCTGAGTTCCGTGAAAAGTCGCTGGTGAATTCGATGGTGCTCTACCCGGGGGTGTCACTGGAGATGACCAATCGGGCCGGCCTGGCCCTGACCCGTTCGCTGCAGAACAACCCTCTGTTCGAGTGGGTGCAGGTGCGCACCGGCCGCGCGCCTGGTGATGCCGATGGTGCGGGTGTGAACCTGGCCCATGTGGATGTGGAACTCAGTGATCGGGCGATGGCCAACCGCCCAGCCGCCATTGCCGAACTGCGGCAGGCGTTTCAGAAGCTGCCGGGCGTGGCTTCCAACATCGGCGGCTTCATCTCCCACCGAATGGATGAGGTGCTCTCCGGGGTCCGCAGTGCCATCGCGATCAAGATCTACGGCACCGATCTGGGCGAGCTGCGCCGCATCGGCGAGGCCGTGGAGACAGCGATCAAGCCGATCACCGGAGTGGTGGATCTGCAGCTGGAGCCCCAACTGCCCATCCCCCAGGTCCAGATCCACTACGACCGCCCCCTGGCCTCGGCCCTGGGCCTCAGCATTGAAGAGCTGTCGCAGGCCGTGGAGATTGCCCTTAACGGCAAGGTGGTGGGCCACGTAGTGGAAAGCGGTCTGCGCAGCGATGTGCTGGTGCAGCTCCAGCCAGACGCGCGCGCAAGCCTGGAGGCGATCCGCTCGGTGCCGGTGGCTTTCTCCAATGGCATGACGGTGCCGCTGGGCAGCGTCGCCTGGATCGACGAAGGCCTGGGCTCCAACGTCGTCAACCGGGAGGACGTGTCCCGGATGATCGTGGTCTCCGCCAACGTCAGCGGCCGGCCGCTCGGCACTGTCGTCAAAGACATCCAGCGCACCATTGCCCGCGAGGTGCCACTGCCTCAGGGCTACACGATCCGCTACGGCGGCCAGTTCGAATCAGAAGAACGGGCAACCGCGTCTCTGATCTTCTACAGCGCTGTTGCCGCAGTGGTGATCAGTGTGCTGATGGTGATCTCGGTGAAATCTCTGCCGGCCACGGTGGCGATCATGCTCAATCTGCCCCTGGCCCTGATTGGCGGTGTGGTGGCCGTGTTGCTCACGGGAGGAGTGCTATCAATCGCCTCGCTGATCGGCTTCATCACGCTGTTTGGCATCGCCGTGCGCAATGGGTTGTTGCTGGTGGACAACTACAACCGCCGCCATGCCGATGGGCAACCCCTGAGCGAGGTGATCCGTGAGGGAAGCCTGGAGCGCCTCAACGCCATCTTGATGACTGCGCTCTCGTCCGCGCTGGGTGCCTTGCCGTTGGCGCTGGCGTTCGGGGCCGGCAACGAAATCCTGCAGCCCCTGGCCGTTGTGGTGCTGGGCGGCCTGATCACCTCCACGGCGCTGACATTGCTGGTGCTACCCGCGCTGTATGTGCGCTTTGGCCGTTGGCTGTTGCCGCCGATCCACACCTCCATGCCTTCTCTCGCGCTGTCTCAGCCATGA
- the rppB gene encoding two-component system sensor histidine kinase RppB, with product MRSPAPGLLWRARLRLAGLSLVVMGALLYAAGLTMGRLLLQTQETAIRRELQTLAGTMHDSLKPVLPRDAVPSTSLAAVLPGLCLAGEVCRPAPDLLHRHAISATDPSRYKLRVLDHQGALIARSPGDVPVESTPETLGWSLSNPHGRERWGTYAIHLHHSNGSGEPIWGYLQISRSLADLDAEAERLWWLGHGVFLLAMVAMALASWWLAGLAMAPLLEAYRRQEQFSADVAHELRTPLANLLALVEAEQGASAATPNGKAAPSLDRVLAQGRRLQQLIADLLLLASLERPCLQSQKQSCDLAEITADVLEDFGETAAAAQVSLEQAPWIASAWVLGVESELSRLVINLLSNAIQHSPADTSVVVGLEQRGREIRLTVRDRGPGIPAAEQECIFDRFTRLDPARTRQQGGTGLGLAIAQAIARRHGGVISLQSTPGAGSCFCLAVPLADSTHHGEQRA from the coding sequence ATGCGTTCCCCGGCGCCTGGGCTGCTCTGGCGTGCGCGTCTGCGTCTGGCAGGCCTGTCCCTGGTGGTGATGGGAGCGCTCCTCTATGCCGCGGGTTTGACCATGGGCCGGCTGCTGCTGCAGACCCAGGAAACGGCGATCCGACGGGAGCTGCAGACCCTGGCCGGCACCATGCACGACAGCCTCAAGCCCGTGCTGCCGCGGGATGCCGTGCCCTCCACCAGCCTCGCAGCGGTGCTGCCGGGGCTTTGCCTGGCTGGTGAGGTCTGCCGCCCAGCGCCGGATCTGCTCCATCGCCATGCGATCAGCGCCACGGATCCCAGTCGCTACAAGCTGCGGGTGCTGGACCACCAGGGGGCCCTGATCGCCCGATCCCCTGGCGACGTACCGGTGGAATCAACACCAGAAACCCTGGGCTGGTCACTCAGCAACCCCCACGGAAGGGAGCGGTGGGGCACCTATGCGATCCACCTTCATCACTCCAATGGTTCTGGCGAACCGATCTGGGGCTACCTCCAGATTTCACGCAGCCTGGCGGATCTCGATGCGGAGGCCGAGCGGTTGTGGTGGCTGGGCCATGGGGTGTTCCTACTGGCCATGGTGGCGATGGCACTGGCCAGCTGGTGGCTGGCGGGTTTGGCGATGGCTCCCTTGCTGGAGGCCTATCGCCGACAGGAGCAATTCAGCGCCGATGTGGCCCATGAGCTGCGCACGCCCCTGGCCAACCTGCTGGCGCTGGTGGAGGCAGAACAGGGCGCCAGTGCTGCAACGCCAAACGGCAAGGCCGCCCCCAGCCTGGATCGGGTCCTTGCCCAGGGCCGGCGCCTGCAGCAGCTGATCGCCGATCTGCTGTTGCTGGCCAGCCTGGAGCGACCCTGCCTCCAGAGCCAGAAACAGAGCTGTGATCTCGCGGAGATCACAGCCGATGTGCTGGAGGACTTCGGCGAGACGGCCGCTGCAGCCCAGGTGAGCCTGGAGCAGGCTCCCTGGATCGCCTCCGCCTGGGTGTTGGGGGTCGAGTCGGAGCTCAGCCGGCTGGTGATCAACCTGCTGAGCAACGCGATTCAGCACAGCCCTGCGGACACGTCCGTCGTGGTGGGCCTGGAGCAGCGCGGCCGCGAGATCCGGCTGACGGTCCGTGACCGCGGGCCCGGCATCCCTGCTGCCGAGCAGGAGTGCATCTTTGACCGCTTCACGCGCCTGGATCCTGCCCGCACCCGCCAGCAGGGAGGCACGGGATTGGGCCTGGCGATCGCCCAGGCCATCGCCCGCCGCCATGGGGGTGTGATCAGCCTCCAATCCACCCCTGGAGCTGGCAGTTGCTTCTGCCTGGCCGTCCCTCTGGCGGATTCAACCCATCACGGAGAGCAAAGAGCCTGA
- a CDS encoding reductive dehalogenase domain-containing protein, whose protein sequence is MSIHKFAPPASLGDRLNDYSKLLMVHFKSKSFTIAVGIATHSIFPLLRWLQQRKIDKGETIWLEDMPGPPQSQAFPHLSFQPADLTPNAGLLRRRARHMKVDYPATDYPFAYRKTPLSGNVINGLGEEAARQPDHVFFGDSYKRAWGKLDWYFQVMEPTSIHRQIAQIFWQDGGRVGIVARRNTAPPDPSDAALLIKEAARRFGASLAGITKMDASFCYRDSSPDFQYAISVAWPMDREEMLHTPSQRSNREIMDAYRQVNRVAIKLANFIRSLGHPAQASTNLAPGSSTEVLHVPIAIEAGLGQLGKHGSLITAEFGSNVRLATVLTDLPLAIDQPRDLGVDDLCRNCRICETNCPPHAIFSEKQTVRGQKRWYVNFDKCAPYFAETRGCGICIEVCPWSEPGKGMELTKTLLGRRHPVTGSE, encoded by the coding sequence ATGAGCATTCACAAATTCGCGCCTCCGGCGTCGCTTGGCGACCGGTTGAACGACTACAGCAAGCTTCTGATGGTACATTTCAAAAGCAAGTCTTTCACCATTGCTGTCGGGATCGCCACCCACTCAATATTCCCGCTCCTTCGCTGGCTGCAGCAGCGGAAGATCGACAAAGGCGAGACAATCTGGCTGGAAGACATGCCTGGGCCGCCACAAAGTCAGGCTTTCCCTCACCTGTCATTTCAACCGGCTGATCTGACTCCTAATGCCGGGCTACTTCGAAGGCGTGCTCGCCACATGAAAGTCGATTACCCAGCAACGGATTATCCATTTGCTTACCGTAAGACGCCACTTTCAGGCAATGTGATCAATGGCTTGGGCGAGGAGGCTGCCCGCCAGCCTGACCATGTATTTTTCGGTGACTCCTACAAGCGCGCCTGGGGAAAGCTGGACTGGTATTTCCAGGTTATGGAGCCCACCTCAATTCACCGACAGATTGCACAAATCTTTTGGCAGGACGGTGGTCGCGTTGGAATTGTGGCACGCAGAAATACCGCCCCTCCAGACCCTTCAGATGCCGCCCTCCTGATCAAAGAGGCGGCGAGGCGCTTCGGCGCGAGCCTGGCGGGCATCACCAAGATGGATGCAAGTTTTTGCTACCGGGACTCATCGCCCGATTTTCAGTATGCGATCTCAGTGGCATGGCCTATGGATCGAGAAGAGATGCTGCATACGCCGAGCCAGCGCTCCAATCGGGAGATCATGGATGCCTACCGGCAGGTCAATCGAGTAGCCATCAAGCTTGCGAACTTCATTCGATCCCTGGGCCACCCAGCTCAGGCGTCCACCAATCTAGCCCCAGGCTCCAGCACTGAAGTGCTTCATGTTCCCATTGCCATTGAGGCTGGTCTTGGCCAGCTCGGCAAACATGGATCCTTGATCACTGCTGAATTCGGCTCCAACGTGCGCTTGGCCACGGTGCTGACCGATTTGCCCCTTGCGATCGATCAGCCGCGCGACCTGGGTGTTGACGACCTTTGCCGTAACTGCCGGATTTGCGAAACCAATTGCCCGCCTCACGCGATTTTTTCCGAAAAGCAGACTGTGAGAGGCCAGAAGAGATGGTATGTCAACTTTGACAAGTGCGCGCCCTATTTTGCTGAAACACGTGGCTGCGGAATCTGTATTGAAGTGTGCCCCTGGAGTGAGCCCGGAAAAGGTATGGAGCTCACAAAGACCCTGCTTGGTCGCCGCCACCCTGTTACGGGCAGCGAGTGA
- a CDS encoding type II toxin-antitoxin system PemK/MazF family toxin — MLSRYDIVLVAFPFTDGPAAKPRPALVITTSERHGDVLLAFISSNVSGPPGRDELDIPADHPGFSDTGLKVSSMIRLSRMTTLAMPLVKRRIGVLPLALQTEFQQVLQQVICGQG; from the coding sequence ATGCTGAGCCGCTACGACATCGTGCTGGTCGCCTTCCCATTCACGGATGGGCCTGCGGCCAAGCCTCGGCCGGCCTTGGTGATCACCACCAGTGAGCGCCATGGGGATGTGTTGCTGGCCTTCATCAGCTCCAACGTCAGCGGGCCGCCGGGCCGCGATGAGCTCGACATCCCTGCCGATCATCCAGGCTTCTCAGATACCGGCCTGAAGGTGAGCTCGATGATCCGGCTCAGCCGCATGACAACCTTGGCGATGCCACTGGTGAAACGGCGCATCGGGGTGCTGCCGCTGGCCTTGCAGACGGAATTCCAGCAGGTGCTGCAGCAGGTGATCTGCGGCCAAGGCTGA
- a CDS encoding DUF1651 domain-containing protein, translating into MNVVDRPGRPPLSPREGWISDGRNVLHFKPLRYDRWSQSLEVTLGEVMPAGEPALLKRRKELTRGEAIKLWTQKLQAGWKVCAPQWEPPRN; encoded by the coding sequence ATGAACGTCGTCGACCGGCCCGGTCGCCCGCCACTTTCGCCCCGGGAGGGCTGGATCAGCGACGGTCGCAACGTGCTCCACTTCAAGCCGCTCCGCTACGACCGCTGGAGCCAGTCGCTGGAGGTGACGCTGGGAGAGGTGATGCCTGCCGGGGAGCCGGCGCTGCTCAAGCGCCGCAAGGAGCTCACCCGCGGGGAAGCGATCAAGCTTTGGACCCAAAAGCTGCAGGCCGGCTGGAAGGTTTGTGCGCCGCAGTGGGAGCCACCGAGGAACTGA
- a CDS encoding efflux RND transporter periplasmic adaptor subunit, which yields MSSSLQAITARLREPRTLLPIAIAGSLLLGIAVGRHSGGPATSTPKASTEATAARNTISLSAEQLRRSGLHIIRPEASTGTERPISGFVEAAVGARSSVGMPVAGRIVHLLVAPGTAVRSGEVIAKVQSPEAAVVRADADAAQATAQSLAYQYRLAAPMAKQGALSAQELESRRIASVTAASTARAATAKALVMGEPDAMGRLPIRSPISGQIAAVKASPGAVLQAGDEVAQISDARGSELRFLVSPLLAANLEPGQLLRVKAGARDLRARVLAVAPDSGSGNRVSVVRAQTVDAPMPPAGTAVTAFVMVPASEQRFTVPADAVQVVNGSPTVFRYQRGAVEPVPVVVGQQSADRVVILQGVRAGESLLAGPTQMLR from the coding sequence ATGAGCTCAAGCCTCCAGGCCATCACCGCTCGGTTGCGCGAGCCCCGCACCCTCCTGCCCATCGCGATCGCCGGGTCGCTGCTGCTGGGGATCGCCGTGGGCCGCCACAGCGGTGGGCCTGCCACATCCACGCCCAAGGCGAGCACAGAAGCAACCGCCGCCCGCAACACGATCAGCCTGAGCGCGGAGCAACTGCGGCGCTCGGGTCTCCACATCATTCGCCCGGAAGCCAGCACCGGCACGGAACGGCCGATCTCAGGCTTTGTGGAAGCGGCCGTGGGCGCACGCTCCAGCGTGGGCATGCCCGTGGCTGGCCGCATCGTGCACCTGCTGGTGGCCCCGGGCACCGCCGTGCGCAGCGGCGAGGTGATCGCCAAGGTGCAGAGCCCGGAAGCCGCCGTGGTGCGTGCCGACGCCGACGCCGCCCAGGCCACGGCGCAATCGCTGGCCTACCAGTACCGGCTCGCTGCCCCGATGGCCAAGCAAGGCGCCCTCTCGGCGCAGGAGCTGGAAAGCCGGCGGATTGCCAGCGTGACCGCGGCCAGCACCGCGCGGGCAGCAACGGCCAAGGCCCTGGTGATGGGAGAGCCCGACGCCATGGGGCGTCTGCCCATCAGAAGTCCGATCAGCGGACAGATCGCCGCCGTCAAGGCATCCCCTGGTGCTGTGCTGCAGGCGGGAGATGAGGTTGCCCAGATCAGCGATGCGCGGGGTAGTGAATTGCGCTTCCTGGTTTCTCCTTTGCTGGCCGCCAATCTGGAACCCGGCCAGCTGCTGCGGGTGAAGGCCGGTGCCAGGGATCTGCGAGCCCGGGTGCTGGCGGTGGCACCAGACAGCGGCAGCGGCAATCGGGTGAGCGTCGTGCGCGCTCAGACCGTCGACGCACCGATGCCGCCTGCCGGTACGGCGGTGACGGCCTTTGTGATGGTGCCCGCCTCCGAGCAGCGATTCACGGTGCCCGCCGATGCCGTCCAGGTGGTGAACGGCTCACCGACGGTGTTCCGCTACCAACGTGGTGCAGTGGAACCTGTGCCCGTTGTGGTGGGGCAACAGTCGGCCGATCGGGTGGTGATCCTCCAGGGCGTGCGCGCTGGAGAGAGCTTGTTGGCTGGACCCACGCAGATGCTCCGTTGA
- the rppA gene encoding two-component system response regulator RppA, whose translation MRILLVEDEADLAGAIQAVLQQQGHVVDHCGDGLEGWTLLGAQLARYDLAILDWMLPALSGVELCRRARSAGYELPVLLLTARSDTADRVEGLDAGADDYLSKPFAMEELLARIRALQRRQPAYREPLLEVGCFRLDPAKAELLVSTPGGEVAVELSAKEQQLMAYFMEHPGQIIPGSRLRHQLWDLHQDPVSNVVAAQVRLLRRKLATHGLPSPIETVPSKGYRFQPQLDRPA comes from the coding sequence CTGCGGATCCTGCTGGTGGAAGACGAGGCGGATCTGGCCGGCGCGATTCAGGCGGTGTTGCAGCAGCAAGGCCATGTGGTGGATCACTGCGGCGATGGCCTTGAGGGCTGGACCCTGTTGGGCGCCCAGCTGGCTCGCTACGACCTGGCCATCCTGGATTGGATGCTGCCGGCCTTGAGCGGTGTGGAGCTCTGCCGCCGGGCCCGCTCGGCCGGCTACGAGTTGCCGGTTCTGTTGCTGACCGCTCGCAGCGACACGGCCGATCGAGTGGAGGGACTCGATGCCGGCGCCGACGACTACCTCAGCAAACCCTTTGCGATGGAGGAATTGCTGGCCCGGATCCGGGCCTTGCAGCGCCGTCAGCCTGCCTACCGGGAACCGCTGTTGGAGGTGGGCTGCTTTCGCCTCGATCCGGCCAAGGCTGAGTTGCTGGTGAGCACGCCAGGCGGGGAGGTGGCCGTCGAGCTGTCGGCCAAGGAGCAGCAGTTGATGGCCTATTTCATGGAACATCCCGGCCAGATCATTCCCGGCTCGCGGCTGCGCCATCAGCTCTGGGATCTGCACCAGGACCCGGTGAGCAATGTGGTGGCGGCCCAGGTGCGGCTGCTGCGGCGCAAGCTGGCGACCCATGGCCTGCCGTCACCGATCGAAACGGTGCCCAGCAAGGGCTACCGCTTCCAGCCTCAGCTCGATCGGCCGGCATGA
- a CDS encoding DMT family transporter, producing the protein MSLQRRGQLAGLAAAVLFGCSAPLISTLTGQGSAVSIAALLYAGAAMALLLLRLVLGGSQSEAPVQASDWPALAGLTVLGGMVGPVALVLGLARLPAASGSLLLNLETPFTLAIAVLVGREHLGRRGMTAAALTTAGAVVLSGGSLHGVNGPGALLIAAATLAWGIDNNLSQRLSLRNPIQIATLKAAGASLPMLGLALLLGERFPSLPTTLGLLVIGALGYGISIWLDLLALRGLGAAREALIFATAPFVGALFALVVLREALTAQLAVAAGLMAGGVALLLNERHSHWHRHEPLEHSHRHRHDPSNRDPHHDHPHTEDDLRGMPDDQPFWHAHGHQHTHTAHAHPHVSDAHHRHRH; encoded by the coding sequence ATGTCCCTACAGCGCCGCGGTCAGCTCGCCGGACTCGCCGCAGCGGTGCTGTTCGGTTGCAGCGCCCCCCTGATCAGCACCCTCACAGGCCAGGGCTCGGCAGTCAGCATCGCGGCCCTGCTCTATGCCGGGGCGGCCATGGCCTTGCTGCTGCTGCGGCTGGTGCTGGGCGGCTCCCAGTCGGAAGCGCCGGTGCAAGCCAGTGATTGGCCGGCTCTGGCCGGGCTCACCGTGCTCGGGGGCATGGTGGGCCCTGTGGCGCTGGTGCTGGGTCTGGCTCGTCTGCCGGCAGCCTCCGGTTCGCTGTTGCTCAATCTGGAAACACCGTTCACCCTCGCGATCGCGGTGCTGGTGGGCCGTGAGCACCTGGGGCGTCGCGGCATGACAGCAGCGGCTCTCACCACAGCCGGAGCCGTGGTGCTCTCCGGCGGCTCACTCCATGGTGTCAACGGCCCAGGGGCTCTGCTGATCGCGGCGGCAACCCTGGCCTGGGGGATCGACAACAACCTCAGCCAGCGCCTCAGCCTGCGCAACCCGATTCAGATCGCCACCCTCAAGGCCGCTGGAGCTTCCCTGCCCATGCTGGGCCTGGCCCTGCTGCTGGGGGAACGCTTTCCATCGCTGCCAACGACCCTGGGGTTGCTTGTCATCGGCGCCCTTGGCTATGGCATCTCGATCTGGCTGGATCTGCTGGCGCTGCGGGGTCTGGGTGCCGCTCGGGAAGCCCTGATCTTTGCCACGGCCCCGTTCGTGGGGGCCTTGTTTGCGCTAGTGGTGCTGAGAGAGGCACTCACCGCCCAGCTCGCAGTGGCGGCAGGCCTGATGGCAGGCGGGGTAGCCCTGCTGTTGAACGAGCGGCACAGCCACTGGCATCGGCACGAGCCTCTGGAGCACTCCCACCGCCATCGCCACGACCCCAGCAACAGAGATCCCCATCACGACCATCCCCATACAGAAGACGACCTCAGGGGGATGCCCGACGATCAACCTTTCTGGCATGCCCACGGCCATCAGCACACGCACACAGCCCATGCTCACCCCCATGTGAGCGACGCCCATCACCGCCATCGGCACTAA
- a CDS encoding galactose oxidase gives MGVAASRGASPLEQRLDAPIEEWPYLGQEVLVPARSRKVCMTCHWFRHHAGANCIPLLTCQLHQGLIAQGEHLTNRCQGWTDDMVRQTGWAPEVA, from the coding sequence ATGGGAGTGGCTGCGAGTCGGGGGGCTTCTCCGCTGGAACAACGGCTTGATGCACCGATCGAGGAGTGGCCCTACCTGGGACAGGAGGTGCTGGTGCCAGCCCGCAGCCGCAAGGTCTGCATGACCTGCCACTGGTTCAGGCATCACGCCGGAGCGAACTGCATCCCACTGCTCACCTGCCAGCTGCACCAGGGCCTGATCGCCCAGGGCGAGCACCTCACCAACCGCTGCCAGGGCTGGACCGACGACATGGTGCGCCAGACGGGCTGGGCACCGGAGGTGGCCTGA